The proteins below are encoded in one region of Pomacea canaliculata isolate SZHN2017 linkage group LG7, ASM307304v1, whole genome shotgun sequence:
- the LOC112569680 gene encoding uncharacterized protein LOC112569680 — protein sequence MSCEIKNEKCPFEIECSFPTATNDTRHFHIYFLSSQGSQEQVVSCAYNGHGKCFPEDGFNITHEAYNSVTITVPDTFATRKGSFVCQMRDIPMVKNCSYPPPEICDIITSTQSGIDLGTTTKDDNTSIVIGVAFGVVVVILILILGIVLFMRQRKNKHKRSTDESSENDGVNGIAFKWSRRYNDGPSVSIREECNNLLLERESTGTHDDQIQIDLPSATVEIRPESLINGSQQVSTVGEETATGDQENTYPHKISGANRALPINQL from the exons ATGAGCTGTGAAATTAAGAACGAAAAGTGTCCGTTTGAAATAGAATGCTCATTTCCCACGGCTACTAATGATACAcgacattttcatatttattttctttcttcccagGGAAGTCAAG AACAAGTGGTCAGCTGCGCATACAACGGACATGGTAAATGCTTTCCTGAAGATGGCTTCAACATTACACATGAAGCTTATAACAGTGTCACCATCACAGTTCCTGACACATTTGCAACAAGGAAaggttcttttgtttgtcaaatgAGAGACATTCCTATGGTGAAAAACTGTTCATACCCTCCTCCAG aaatttgcGATATAATTACTAGTACCCAATCTGGAATCGATCTTGGGACGACTACAAAAG aTGACAATACTTCAATAGTTATTGGTGTGGCTTTTGGAGTGGTTGTGGTGATCTTAATCCTGATCCTCGgcattgttttatttatgagacaaaggaaaaacaaacataaaag ATCCACCGATGAAAGTTCTGAAAACGATGGGGTGAATGGCATTGCATTCAAGTGGTCAAGAAG ATACAACGATGGTCCATCAGTCAGCATTAGAGAGGAATGCAATAACCTCttgcttgagagagagagcacaggAACCCATGACGACCAAATACAGATTGACCTTCCATCAGCTACCGTCGAAATAAGACCAGAAAGCCTGATCAATGG GTCTCAACAGGTATCGACCGTTGGTGAAGAAACGGCAACTGGCGACCAGGAGAATACATATCCTCACAAGATCAGTGGTGCTAATCGTGCATTACCAATAAATCAACTTTAA
- the LOC112569671 gene encoding uncharacterized protein LOC112569671 isoform X2 produces MYFIMNTSTKVGSLCLILLTLTKGVFLLECGFSNFSESLTQEENSSININYTINVTTSPDVTDTFSALHAFCEGNYLRIACRFVYDKNFSTEFKKDVSRMTGVTCYWEQRHVSSSVVALDIYISQVVTRSLSAMIVFTGRIGIPKPIRLIRVEVLYPPKVTSLTVGGEDFTSPYFINECQKVNIFCSFDKGNPPAIFKLLDKHGQVLKSAGSDGYLNYSFTAQCEDDSPIVRCEGSGSKQNRSVTFLVRCPPRFVEKPIKIVNLQTFQVLTFRVKAHTTTLTACLLTPEALDNNVTRGVSCILSGQPPDLLLTVHLHKESNISQENWSLILRNEIGSATTTLMIIYDPGLCGGRS; encoded by the exons ATGTACTTCATCATGAACACGTCTACCAAAGTTGGTTCTCTGTGTTTGATACTTCTCACACTGACGAAAGGAGTTTTTCTCTTGGAAT GTGGGTTTTCTAACTTTAGTGAAAGCCTGACTCAAGAAGAAAATAGTTCTATCAATATCAACTACACCATCAACGTTACGACAAGTCCTGATGTTACAGACACGTTTAGCGCTCTTCATGCGTTTTGTGAAGGAAACTATTTGAGGAttgcatgtagatttgtttatGACAAAAACTTTAGCACCGAGTTTAAGAAGGACGTGAGTAGGATGACAGGAGTCACCTGCTACTGGGAACAACGACACGTGAGCAGCTCTGTGGTGGCTTTAGACATCTACATCTCTCAGGTCGTCACCAGGTCACTGAGTGCAATGATAGTCTTCACTGGCAGAATTGGGATTCCCAAACCTATCCGACTGATACGTGTTGAGGTGTTGT ACCCACCAAAGGTCACAAGTCTTACTGTGGGTGGAGAAGACTTTACAAGTCCTTACTTCATTAACGAGTGCCAGAAGGTCAACATTTTCTGCTCCTTCGATAAAGGGAACCCTCCCGCTATTTTCAAGCTTCTTGATAAACATGGACAAGTGTTAAAATCTGCTGGTAGTGATGGATACCTTAATTATTCATTCACTGCCCAGTGTGAAGACGACTCGCCGATAGTCAGGTGTGAAGGAAGCGGCTCGAAACAGAACAGATCCGTCACGTTCTTAGTCAGGT GTCCTCCTCGGTTTGTCGAAAAACCTATAAAAATCGTcaatctacaaacatttcaagtcCTAACATTTCGTGTCAAAGCTCACACAACAACACTCACTGCCTGCCTCTTGACACCAGAGGCTTTAGACAACAATGTCACGAGGGGAGTAAGCTGCATCTTAAGTGGTCAACCTCCTGATCTCCTTCTGACCGTCCATCTTCACAAGGAAAGCAACATTAGTCAAGAGAATTGGTCGCTGATTCTTCGAAATGAAATAGGTTCTGCTACAACGACACTGATGATCATTTATGATCCAG GGCTCTGTGGAGGGAGGTCATAG
- the LOC112569671 gene encoding uncharacterized protein LOC112569671 isoform X1 has product MYFIMNTSTKVGSLCLILLTLTKGVFLLECGFSNFSESLTQEENSSININYTINVTTSPDVTDTFSALHAFCEGNYLRIACRFVYDKNFSTEFKKDVSRMTGVTCYWEQRHVSSSVVALDIYISQVVTRSLSAMIVFTGRIGIPKPIRLIRVEVLYPPKVTSLTVGGEDFTSPYFINECQKVNIFCSFDKGNPPAIFKLLDKHGQVLKSAGSDGYLNYSFTAQCEDDSPIVRCEGSGSKQNRSVTFLVRCPPRFVEKPIKIVNLQTFQVLTFRVKAHTTTLTACLLTPEALDNNVTRGVSCILSGQPPDLLLTVHLHKESNISQENWSLILRNEIGSATTTLMIIYDPGKHTCYLQFSQDQCLLLVKSKYECLRQNVRTGIQLYLST; this is encoded by the exons ATGTACTTCATCATGAACACGTCTACCAAAGTTGGTTCTCTGTGTTTGATACTTCTCACACTGACGAAAGGAGTTTTTCTCTTGGAAT GTGGGTTTTCTAACTTTAGTGAAAGCCTGACTCAAGAAGAAAATAGTTCTATCAATATCAACTACACCATCAACGTTACGACAAGTCCTGATGTTACAGACACGTTTAGCGCTCTTCATGCGTTTTGTGAAGGAAACTATTTGAGGAttgcatgtagatttgtttatGACAAAAACTTTAGCACCGAGTTTAAGAAGGACGTGAGTAGGATGACAGGAGTCACCTGCTACTGGGAACAACGACACGTGAGCAGCTCTGTGGTGGCTTTAGACATCTACATCTCTCAGGTCGTCACCAGGTCACTGAGTGCAATGATAGTCTTCACTGGCAGAATTGGGATTCCCAAACCTATCCGACTGATACGTGTTGAGGTGTTGT ACCCACCAAAGGTCACAAGTCTTACTGTGGGTGGAGAAGACTTTACAAGTCCTTACTTCATTAACGAGTGCCAGAAGGTCAACATTTTCTGCTCCTTCGATAAAGGGAACCCTCCCGCTATTTTCAAGCTTCTTGATAAACATGGACAAGTGTTAAAATCTGCTGGTAGTGATGGATACCTTAATTATTCATTCACTGCCCAGTGTGAAGACGACTCGCCGATAGTCAGGTGTGAAGGAAGCGGCTCGAAACAGAACAGATCCGTCACGTTCTTAGTCAGGT GTCCTCCTCGGTTTGTCGAAAAACCTATAAAAATCGTcaatctacaaacatttcaagtcCTAACATTTCGTGTCAAAGCTCACACAACAACACTCACTGCCTGCCTCTTGACACCAGAGGCTTTAGACAACAATGTCACGAGGGGAGTAAGCTGCATCTTAAGTGGTCAACCTCCTGATCTCCTTCTGACCGTCCATCTTCACAAGGAAAGCAACATTAGTCAAGAGAATTGGTCGCTGATTCTTCGAAATGAAATAGGTTCTGCTACAACGACACTGATGATCATTTATGATCCAGGTAAGCACACTTGCTATTTACAATTTAGTCAAGATCAATGTTTACTGTTAGTAAAAAGCAAATACGAATGTTTACGACAAAATGTGCGGACAggaatacaactttatttatccacataA
- the LOC112569671 gene encoding uncharacterized protein LOC112569671 isoform X3, giving the protein MTGVTCYWEQRHVSSSVVALDIYISQVVTRSLSAMIVFTGRIGIPKPIRLIRVEVLYPPKVTSLTVGGEDFTSPYFINECQKVNIFCSFDKGNPPAIFKLLDKHGQVLKSAGSDGYLNYSFTAQCEDDSPIVRCEGSGSKQNRSVTFLVRCPPRFVEKPIKIVNLQTFQVLTFRVKAHTTTLTACLLTPEALDNNVTRGVSCILSGQPPDLLLTVHLHKESNISQENWSLILRNEIGSATTTLMIIYDPGKHTCYLQFSQDQCLLLVKSKYECLRQNVRTGIQLYLST; this is encoded by the exons ATGACAGGAGTCACCTGCTACTGGGAACAACGACACGTGAGCAGCTCTGTGGTGGCTTTAGACATCTACATCTCTCAGGTCGTCACCAGGTCACTGAGTGCAATGATAGTCTTCACTGGCAGAATTGGGATTCCCAAACCTATCCGACTGATACGTGTTGAGGTGTTGT ACCCACCAAAGGTCACAAGTCTTACTGTGGGTGGAGAAGACTTTACAAGTCCTTACTTCATTAACGAGTGCCAGAAGGTCAACATTTTCTGCTCCTTCGATAAAGGGAACCCTCCCGCTATTTTCAAGCTTCTTGATAAACATGGACAAGTGTTAAAATCTGCTGGTAGTGATGGATACCTTAATTATTCATTCACTGCCCAGTGTGAAGACGACTCGCCGATAGTCAGGTGTGAAGGAAGCGGCTCGAAACAGAACAGATCCGTCACGTTCTTAGTCAGGT GTCCTCCTCGGTTTGTCGAAAAACCTATAAAAATCGTcaatctacaaacatttcaagtcCTAACATTTCGTGTCAAAGCTCACACAACAACACTCACTGCCTGCCTCTTGACACCAGAGGCTTTAGACAACAATGTCACGAGGGGAGTAAGCTGCATCTTAAGTGGTCAACCTCCTGATCTCCTTCTGACCGTCCATCTTCACAAGGAAAGCAACATTAGTCAAGAGAATTGGTCGCTGATTCTTCGAAATGAAATAGGTTCTGCTACAACGACACTGATGATCATTTATGATCCAGGTAAGCACACTTGCTATTTACAATTTAGTCAAGATCAATGTTTACTGTTAGTAAAAAGCAAATACGAATGTTTACGACAAAATGTGCGGACAggaatacaactttatttatccacataA